The Lysinibacillus pakistanensis genome includes a window with the following:
- the def gene encoding peptide deformylase, with protein sequence MAIKKVVEHPAKVLSTPCAEVTEINEDIITLLDDLYDTMVEYDGVGIAAPQINVGLRVAIVELGEERDILEMINPTVIETDGAEIDIEGCLSFPGLYGEVERPDYVKIEACDREGRVYELEAGGFDARAILHEIDHLDGVLFDSKIKRIVTEDELEAMYAEEEE encoded by the coding sequence ATGGCTATAAAAAAAGTTGTAGAACATCCAGCAAAGGTCTTATCTACGCCATGCGCTGAGGTAACAGAAATAAATGAAGACATAATTACGCTGTTGGATGATTTATATGACACAATGGTTGAATATGATGGGGTTGGGATTGCAGCACCTCAAATAAATGTTGGCTTGCGTGTTGCAATTGTTGAGCTTGGTGAGGAACGAGATATATTAGAAATGATTAACCCAACTGTTATCGAAACAGACGGCGCAGAAATAGATATTGAGGGCTGCTTAAGCTTTCCAGGGTTATACGGTGAGGTTGAGCGACCTGACTACGTGAAAATCGAAGCATGTGATCGTGAAGGACGCGTTTATGAGTTAGAAGCGGGAGGCTTTGATGCTCGAGCTATTTTACATGAAATTGATCATTTAGATGGCGTGCTATTCGATTCAAAAATCAAACGAATTGTCACAGAGGACGAACTTGAGGCAATGTACGCAGAAGAGGAGGAATAA
- the fmt gene encoding methionyl-tRNA formyltransferase produces MTSIIFMGTPDFSAPILRMLHHEGYDIKAVVTQPDRPVGRKRVLTPPPVKAAAIELGLSVIQPEKLRGSEELQQILDLQPDLVITAAFGQILPKALLDAPKLGCINVHASLLPKYRGGAPIHQAIIDGEKETGVTIMYMAEKLDAGDIISQKAIPIEEDDHTGGLFDKLSVVGRELLKDTLPSIINRTNSRTVQDEAQVTFASNISREQERIDWTKDAATLYNQVRGLHPWPVAYTTFEGENFKIWWAKVGNTKHEARPGTVVAISKDYFEVAAGNGTTLALYDVQPAGKKRMIAEEYLRGTGSKLQIGDQFK; encoded by the coding sequence ATGACATCAATAATTTTTATGGGAACACCAGATTTCTCTGCTCCAATTTTGCGTATGCTACACCATGAAGGATATGATATCAAAGCAGTTGTTACACAGCCAGATCGTCCAGTTGGCCGGAAGCGTGTTCTTACGCCACCACCTGTAAAGGCTGCTGCTATAGAATTAGGCTTATCCGTTATACAGCCTGAAAAGCTACGAGGTTCTGAGGAATTACAGCAAATCCTTGATTTACAGCCTGACTTAGTTATAACAGCCGCATTTGGACAAATATTGCCGAAAGCATTACTTGATGCACCCAAGCTTGGATGTATTAACGTTCATGCATCACTTTTACCCAAATATCGTGGAGGTGCACCGATTCACCAAGCGATTATTGATGGTGAAAAAGAGACAGGTGTAACAATCATGTATATGGCTGAAAAGCTTGATGCAGGTGATATTATATCTCAGAAGGCTATCCCAATCGAAGAGGATGACCATACAGGTGGTCTATTTGATAAGCTCAGTGTAGTAGGCAGAGAATTATTAAAAGATACACTTCCTTCTATTATTAATAGAACAAATAGTCGAACAGTACAGGATGAAGCACAGGTAACCTTTGCAAGTAATATTTCACGTGAACAAGAGCGTATCGATTGGACAAAGGATGCTGCAACTTTATACAATCAGGTGCGAGGACTGCATCCATGGCCAGTAGCCTATACAACCTTTGAGGGTGAAAACTTTAAGATTTGGTGGGCTAAGGTTGGCAACACAAAGCACGAGGCTCGTCCTGGTACAGTCGTTGCCATTTCAAAGGATTATTTTGAAGTTGCGGCTGGAAATGGCACAACACTTGCACTATATGATGTTCAACCAGCTGGTAAAAAACGTATGATAGCTGAAGAATACTTGCGTGGTACAGGTTCTAAATTACAGATTGGGGACCAATTTAAATGA
- the rsmB gene encoding 16S rRNA (cytosine(967)-C(5))-methyltransferase RsmB, which yields MSKKSVVIWDGNVRDAALSILLAIDKNQAYSNLLLSETIKRHKIEAKDRALLTEITYGTLQYKMTLDYYLEPFIRGSVDHWVRWLLRLSLYQIHYLTRIPPHAAVNEAVEIAKRRGHQGIASMVNGILRSILRQGVASTDEIKDPIERLAIETSHPEWLVQRFVDNYGMEVATEMLQENNVPPVQTVRVNTTKVNVEEAIASLEAEGLTAKKSDMMPECLHVTNGQPARTKAFQEGLITIQDESSMIPANVLHPNPGMRVLDMCAAPGGKTTHLAEIMNNEGSILATDLHPHKLDLIDHNTDRLGINIVETAPIDGRKAPDFLQPESFDAILVDAPCSGLGVMRRKPDIKYTKREEDLENLQKIQLALLDAATKVLKIEGKLVYSTCTVDKKENEGTVNAFLTAHPEMEAIQLESLPTKLAEKQANGMLQVFPQDFGSDGFFVAAFRKKGGSN from the coding sequence ATGAGTAAAAAAAGCGTAGTTATTTGGGATGGAAATGTGCGTGATGCTGCCCTTTCTATTCTTTTAGCAATAGATAAAAATCAAGCCTATAGTAATTTACTTTTAAGTGAAACGATCAAGCGACATAAAATTGAGGCGAAGGATCGTGCTCTTTTAACAGAAATTACGTATGGCACCCTACAATATAAAATGACACTTGATTATTATTTAGAGCCCTTTATTCGTGGCTCTGTGGATCATTGGGTGCGTTGGCTTTTACGATTATCCCTATACCAAATACATTATTTAACGCGTATTCCGCCACATGCAGCGGTGAATGAGGCTGTAGAAATTGCTAAGCGTCGAGGTCACCAAGGTATTGCCTCAATGGTTAATGGTATTTTACGATCTATTTTACGTCAGGGTGTAGCTTCTACTGATGAAATTAAAGATCCAATTGAGCGCCTTGCTATTGAAACAAGCCATCCAGAGTGGTTAGTGCAACGCTTTGTGGATAACTATGGTATGGAAGTAGCGACTGAGATGTTACAGGAAAATAATGTTCCACCAGTACAGACTGTCCGCGTTAATACAACAAAAGTAAATGTCGAGGAAGCGATTGCCAGCCTAGAAGCGGAAGGCTTAACGGCTAAAAAAAGCGATATGATGCCAGAATGCTTACATGTAACAAATGGTCAGCCTGCTCGAACAAAAGCATTCCAAGAAGGGCTGATTACGATTCAGGATGAAAGCTCGATGATTCCAGCAAATGTCCTACATCCAAATCCCGGTATGCGTGTGTTAGATATGTGTGCCGCACCAGGTGGGAAAACAACACATCTAGCGGAGATCATGAACAATGAGGGGTCGATTTTAGCGACCGACCTTCATCCTCATAAATTAGATTTAATCGACCATAATACAGATCGTCTTGGTATTAATATAGTAGAAACTGCGCCTATTGATGGCCGTAAAGCACCAGATTTTCTACAGCCAGAATCCTTTGATGCTATTTTAGTCGATGCTCCTTGTAGTGGTCTAGGTGTTATGCGTCGTAAACCAGATATTAAATATACAAAGCGTGAAGAAGATTTAGAAAACCTTCAAAAAATACAATTGGCATTGCTTGATGCTGCAACAAAAGTATTGAAAATAGAAGGGAAACTTGTGTACAGTACTTGTACAGTCGATAAAAAAGAAAATGAGGGCACTGTAAATGCCTTTTTAACAGCGCATCCTGAGATGGAAGCGATACAACTAGAATCTTTACCAACAAAATTAGCGGAAAAGCAAGCAAATGGCATGCTTCAAGTCTTTCCACAAGACTTTGGCAGTGACGGTTTCTTCGTCGCCGCCTTTCGTAAAAAAGGAGGATCCAACTAA
- a CDS encoding Stp1/IreP family PP2C-type Ser/Thr phosphatase, which produces MKYTVESDIGLKRAINEDRAAFFKRPDGLALALVADGMGGHNAGDVASDMAMKQMEQVFLQAEAHHFASTTSKEEWLLQTVKQLNKNIYDYSLSHEDCKGMGTTFIAVLIEDNHCFIAHVGDSRVYYFFDDGAQQITRDHSYVNVLVENGEISEEEALTHPKKNFILRALGTEETIKLDFYEVDLASDSYLLICSDGLSNKLTVYEMASIITYPDSIEEKGRKLVELANASGGEDNISLVLLTRQDEEV; this is translated from the coding sequence TTGAAATACACAGTCGAAAGTGATATTGGGTTAAAACGAGCAATTAATGAAGACCGTGCTGCATTTTTTAAACGTCCAGATGGACTTGCACTAGCACTCGTAGCGGATGGCATGGGCGGTCATAATGCTGGCGATGTTGCGAGTGATATGGCAATGAAACAAATGGAACAAGTTTTTTTACAGGCAGAAGCACATCATTTTGCATCTACGACATCAAAAGAAGAGTGGTTATTACAAACAGTCAAGCAACTGAATAAAAATATCTATGACTATTCTTTATCACATGAAGACTGTAAAGGAATGGGCACGACGTTTATTGCAGTGTTAATTGAAGACAATCATTGTTTCATTGCACATGTTGGTGATAGCCGAGTGTATTATTTCTTTGATGATGGTGCACAACAAATAACAAGAGATCATTCATATGTAAATGTTTTGGTTGAAAATGGTGAGATTAGTGAAGAGGAAGCATTAACACATCCGAAAAAAAATTTCATCTTAAGAGCTTTAGGCACAGAAGAAACGATTAAACTAGACTTTTATGAAGTGGATTTAGCATCAGATTCGTATTTACTCATTTGCTCTGATGGTTTAAGCAATAAATTAACAGTGTATGAAATGGCGTCTATTATTACGTATCCGGATTCCATAGAAGAAAAGGGAAGAAAACTTGTGGAATTAGCAAATGCAAGTGGGGGGGAAGACAACATCTCCCTCGTGCTGCTCACAAGGCAAGATGAGGAGGTGTAA
- the priA gene encoding primosomal protein N', whose protein sequence is MSYLIAEVIVDVSTYHVDHPFDYKVPVEWSNVIEMGCRVKVPFGPRNVLGFVVGLKNETEVPQNKIKAITQILDIEPVLTEEMLLMAKWLKNETICYEIDALQVMLPSALRAKYEKIITLQEENDALPDEAKAIFGKRQQANFKEFERAELLPLLKQLITNKIVKIENVVKQQGNVKEIRMVKISHNQQDIDRAMEDAARAAKQRQLIEWMGRHLGEVLLPQKIYEETGVSSAVLQSVIEKGAAHFIHEEVYRDPFTREVSRTQSLQLTDEQHIALEAITTSMEEQTAKTFLLHGITGSGKTEVYLQAIQKVLDDGKEAIMLVPEISLTPQMTERFRSRFGELVAVMHSGLSVGEKYDEWRKIQQGKVSVVVGARSAIFAPFTNIGLIILDEEHESTYKQEDSPRYHARDVAIWRSEFHKCPVILGSATPALESFARAKKGVYNLLTLKQRALHQALPTVFIADMREELQKGNRSMFSEQLVEAMRIRLEKQEQMVLFLNRRGYSSFVLCRDCGTVVQCPNCDISLTYHRTTEKLKCHYCGYEERVPRICPQCQSEHIRYFGTGTQKVEEEIYKLFPEARVLRMDVDTTKQKGAHEQILQAFGEEQADILLGTQMIAKGLDFPNITLVGVLSADTSLHLPDYRAAERTFQLLTQVSGRAGRHNKHGEVIIQTYTPEHYAIELAKIQDYEPFYEREMFLRRRSSYPPYFFVALVQISHEDVMMAAEYAGRAADWLRGNLSNQVAIIGPTTASISRLQNRYRYQCLIKYKIEPNLIAVLQRLLAMYRAEWIKQGILMTVDLDPSTI, encoded by the coding sequence ATGAGCTATTTAATTGCAGAGGTTATAGTGGATGTTTCAACATATCATGTCGATCATCCATTTGATTATAAAGTGCCGGTAGAATGGTCAAATGTTATTGAAATGGGTTGTCGTGTAAAAGTACCGTTTGGGCCAAGAAATGTCCTAGGCTTCGTAGTTGGATTAAAAAACGAAACAGAGGTACCACAAAATAAAATTAAGGCTATTACACAAATATTAGATATAGAGCCCGTGCTAACGGAAGAAATGCTATTGATGGCAAAGTGGTTAAAAAACGAAACAATATGCTATGAAATTGATGCCTTACAGGTCATGCTTCCATCTGCACTGCGAGCAAAATATGAGAAAATTATTACGCTACAAGAGGAAAATGATGCTTTACCAGATGAGGCTAAAGCAATTTTTGGTAAGCGACAACAGGCTAATTTTAAAGAATTCGAGCGTGCTGAATTACTTCCATTATTAAAGCAGCTTATAACTAATAAAATCGTAAAAATTGAAAATGTTGTAAAGCAGCAAGGAAATGTGAAAGAAATAAGGATGGTTAAAATTTCACATAATCAGCAAGATATAGACAGGGCAATGGAAGATGCAGCGAGAGCAGCCAAACAGCGCCAGCTAATTGAGTGGATGGGCAGACATCTTGGAGAGGTCCTTTTGCCACAGAAAATCTATGAGGAAACTGGTGTATCTTCCGCAGTACTCCAGTCAGTTATCGAAAAAGGAGCAGCCCATTTTATACATGAAGAGGTATATCGGGACCCCTTCACAAGGGAGGTTTCTCGTACTCAATCATTGCAGCTGACGGATGAACAGCATATTGCACTAGAGGCAATTACTACATCGATGGAAGAACAGACAGCGAAAACTTTTTTACTACACGGTATCACAGGAAGTGGTAAAACTGAAGTATATCTACAAGCGATACAAAAGGTCTTAGATGATGGTAAGGAAGCCATTATGCTGGTGCCTGAAATTTCATTAACACCACAAATGACAGAGCGTTTTCGTAGTCGCTTTGGTGAACTGGTTGCTGTTATGCATAGTGGACTATCTGTTGGAGAGAAGTATGATGAATGGCGTAAAATTCAGCAGGGAAAGGTGAGCGTTGTTGTAGGAGCTCGTTCAGCTATCTTTGCGCCTTTCACAAATATTGGTTTAATTATTTTAGATGAGGAGCATGAATCTACGTATAAGCAAGAAGATTCACCAAGATATCATGCAAGAGATGTAGCAATTTGGCGAAGTGAATTTCATAAATGTCCTGTTATTTTAGGAAGTGCAACGCCTGCATTGGAATCATTCGCTAGGGCTAAAAAGGGTGTTTATAACTTACTTACATTAAAGCAACGTGCTCTGCATCAAGCGTTACCAACTGTTTTTATTGCTGATATGCGAGAGGAGCTTCAAAAAGGAAATCGTTCTATGTTTTCTGAGCAGCTTGTTGAGGCAATGCGTATAAGGCTAGAGAAGCAAGAGCAGATGGTGTTGTTTTTAAATCGCCGAGGCTATTCCTCATTTGTGCTTTGTCGTGATTGTGGTACGGTTGTGCAATGTCCAAACTGTGACATTTCGCTCACATATCATCGTACAACTGAGAAATTAAAATGTCATTATTGTGGGTATGAGGAGCGTGTTCCACGAATTTGCCCGCAATGTCAAAGCGAGCATATTCGCTACTTTGGTACAGGTACACAAAAAGTGGAGGAAGAAATTTATAAGCTTTTTCCGGAGGCGAGGGTGCTTCGGATGGATGTGGACACAACAAAGCAAAAAGGTGCGCATGAACAAATTCTCCAGGCATTTGGAGAAGAACAGGCAGATATTTTGCTAGGCACACAAATGATTGCAAAAGGGCTTGATTTTCCTAATATTACGCTAGTAGGTGTGTTGAGTGCCGATACATCATTACATCTTCCCGATTATCGTGCGGCGGAGCGAACATTTCAGTTGTTAACACAGGTAAGTGGTAGGGCTGGAAGACATAACAAGCATGGAGAGGTTATTATACAAACGTATACCCCAGAGCATTATGCTATTGAGCTGGCAAAAATACAGGATTACGAGCCATTTTATGAACGAGAAATGTTTTTACGTCGTCGTTCAAGCTATCCACCTTATTTTTTTGTTGCGCTTGTTCAAATCTCTCATGAGGATGTTATGATGGCAGCGGAATATGCTGGACGTGCGGCGGATTGGCTACGAGGAAATTTATCTAATCAAGTTGCTATTATTGGTCCAACAACTGCAAGTATTAGTCGTCTCCAAAATAGATATCGCTATCAATGTTTGATAAAATATAAAATTGAACCAAATCTGATTGCTGTCTTACAGCGCCTTCTTGCAATGTATCGAGCAGAATGGATAAAACAAGGGATATTAATGACAGTGGATTTAGATCCGTCAACAATCTAA
- the rlmN gene encoding 23S rRNA (adenine(2503)-C(2))-methyltransferase RlmN, whose translation MVDQEKFNERINDLVDEAEEKPVRRAKKEKPNLKESVYSLQPEQLEEWLKENGEKPFRAAQIFDWLYNKRVKTFAEMSNLSKGLREKLEASFALTTLSTIVQQESKDGTIKFLFQLQDGYSIETVLMRHDYGNSVCVTTQVGCRIGCTFCASTLGGLKRHLLAGEIVEQVVKVQQTLDEVGERVSHIVIMGIGEPFDNYDAMMNFLKVINHEKGLNIGARHITVSTSGIVPKIYQFADEQLQINFAVSLHAPNQEARQKLMPIARAYKLDELMEAVRYYTKKTGRRVSFEYGLMSGENDSVEIAEELSALIKGIKCHVNLIPVNYVPERDYVRTSRSQIFAFEKTLKKNGINVTIRREQGSDIAAACGQLRAQERSEETR comes from the coding sequence ATGGTGGATCAAGAGAAATTTAATGAACGTATCAACGATTTAGTTGACGAAGCAGAAGAAAAGCCTGTTCGACGCGCAAAAAAAGAAAAGCCTAATTTAAAGGAATCTGTCTATTCTTTACAACCAGAGCAGTTAGAAGAGTGGTTAAAGGAAAATGGTGAAAAACCATTTCGTGCAGCACAAATCTTTGACTGGTTATACAATAAACGTGTAAAGACATTTGCTGAAATGTCTAACCTTTCAAAGGGATTACGAGAAAAGCTTGAAGCAAGCTTTGCTTTAACAACATTGTCAACCATTGTTCAGCAAGAATCCAAAGATGGTACCATTAAATTTTTATTTCAATTACAGGATGGCTATTCTATTGAAACGGTATTAATGCGTCATGATTACGGTAACTCTGTTTGTGTGACAACACAGGTGGGGTGCAGAATTGGCTGTACGTTCTGTGCCTCCACTTTAGGTGGCTTAAAGCGCCATTTATTAGCAGGAGAAATCGTGGAACAAGTTGTCAAGGTTCAGCAAACATTAGATGAAGTGGGAGAACGTGTCTCACATATCGTTATTATGGGAATTGGAGAACCTTTCGATAATTATGATGCGATGATGAACTTCTTAAAAGTCATTAACCATGAAAAAGGTTTAAATATCGGAGCGCGTCATATTACTGTTTCGACTTCGGGTATCGTACCAAAAATTTATCAATTTGCTGATGAACAGCTTCAAATTAACTTTGCTGTATCTCTGCATGCACCGAACCAAGAGGCACGCCAAAAATTAATGCCAATCGCACGTGCCTATAAATTGGATGAATTAATGGAGGCTGTTCGTTACTATACAAAAAAAACTGGCCGACGTGTGAGTTTTGAGTATGGTTTAATGTCAGGTGAAAATGATTCAGTAGAAATTGCAGAAGAATTATCTGCATTAATTAAAGGAATTAAGTGCCATGTCAACTTAATACCAGTAAACTACGTACCAGAGCGTGATTATGTGCGTACATCTCGTAGTCAAATTTTTGCTTTTGAAAAAACATTAAAGAAAAATGGCATTAACGTAACAATCCGCCGTGAGCAAGGCTCTGACATTGCTGCTGCGTGTGGTCAATTACGTGCGCAAGAGAGATCTGAAGAGACGAGGTGA